A window from Bacteroidia bacterium encodes these proteins:
- the panD gene encoding aspartate 1-decarboxylase has protein sequence MQINVLKSKIHRVRITQAELDYIGSVTIDEDLMDAVNLIENEQVHVLDYNNGERFVTYVIKGKRGSGTICLNGPAALKVKVGHEVIILSYAEMDFEMAKKHKPAVVFPDSKTNALKK, from the coding sequence ATGCAAATAAATGTTTTAAAATCGAAAATTCACCGCGTACGTATAACGCAAGCGGAGCTGGATTATATCGGAAGCGTAACCATTGACGAGGATTTGATGGACGCTGTAAACCTCATTGAAAACGAACAAGTACATGTGCTGGATTACAACAACGGCGAGCGTTTTGTGACGTATGTGATAAAAGGAAAACGAGGCTCAGGAACTATTTGTTTAAACGGTCCGGCAGCATTAAAAGTAAAAGTAGGGCACGAAGTAATTATTCTTTCGTATGCCGAAATGGATTTCGAAATGGCTAAAAAACACAAGCCGGCTGTAGTTTTCCCAGATTCGAAAACAAACGCACTAAAAAAATAA
- a CDS encoding lysylphosphatidylglycerol synthase transmembrane domain-containing protein produces the protein MKQKLLSIVKVLLFLSLGIFLIWISVSKLSSKDISDITNALHNVRYGWIILSVFIGLISHVIRAIRWKMLLEPLGHHPKLSNTFFAVMVGYLANYAMTRIGEATRCGILSRYENIPFAESFGTVIVERIIDVLVFFLFIIAMFILQFKTIYGYMQTSIFPIISAETNHFSSGKILFFVFIGVVFFALIIGIFVFRKKFKGAFFDKVKNILKGFSGGLKSIRNIKKPFLFWFYSFFIWILYYLMLHVCFFSLDQTTNLTVPDILTVFIFGTFMVMLTPGGIGAYPFAMKQVLLLYGVNANIGYTLGWLTWLSQFGTILFFGLLSLILLAVLNKRKNGNNATIGT, from the coding sequence TTGAAGCAAAAACTGCTGTCCATCGTAAAAGTGTTGCTATTTTTATCGCTTGGCATTTTTTTAATTTGGATTTCTGTTTCAAAACTTTCTTCAAAAGATATTTCTGATATCACCAACGCCTTGCACAATGTGCGTTACGGCTGGATTATACTTTCTGTTTTCATCGGTTTAATAAGCCATGTGATTCGCGCCATTCGATGGAAAATGTTGCTCGAGCCGCTCGGACATCACCCAAAATTATCAAATACTTTTTTTGCTGTAATGGTGGGTTATCTTGCCAATTACGCCATGACTAGAATCGGAGAAGCTACGCGCTGCGGAATTTTAAGTCGCTATGAAAATATTCCTTTTGCCGAATCGTTCGGAACAGTAATTGTAGAACGGATTATAGACGTGTTGGTATTTTTTTTATTTATTATCGCAATGTTTATTTTACAATTCAAAACTATTTACGGATACATGCAAACATCTATTTTTCCTATTATCAGTGCGGAAACAAATCATTTTTCGAGTGGGAAAATACTTTTTTTTGTTTTTATCGGAGTAGTTTTTTTTGCTTTGATAATTGGCATTTTTGTTTTCCGAAAAAAATTCAAAGGCGCATTTTTCGATAAAGTAAAAAACATACTGAAAGGTTTTTCTGGAGGCTTAAAATCCATCCGTAATATCAAGAAACCATTTTTGTTTTGGTTCTATTCTTTCTTCATTTGGATATTGTATTATTTGATGTTGCACGTTTGCTTTTTCAGTTTGGATCAAACCACCAATCTTACTGTTCCTGATATTCTCACCGTATTTATTTTCGGTACATTTATGGTAATGCTTACGCCTGGCGGCATTGGCGCGTATCCGTTTGCGATGAAACAAGTATTGCTTTTATATGGAGTGAATGCAAATATTGGTTACACTTTGGGTTGGCTCACTTGGCTTTCGCAATTTGGTACCATTCTTTTTTTCGGATTACTTTCCTTAATTTTACTGGCAGTTTTAAACAAACGCAAAAATGGAAACAACGCCACAATCGGTACTTGA
- a CDS encoding ATP-binding protein, which yields MKNRSLKKISLLTSLCVAFITGLLLFIFYFIFPQQESNYTIYFVVFISFFASFFLSLFFFRKHIHQNVSGIYQTIQSVRKKDFPKDDIYCPQELLENLHAEVLDWVNERKVEMEQLHKLELYRKEFLGNVSHELKTPIFNIQGYVSTLLDGAMNEPETNRSFLSKTERSVERMIRIVEDLEAISQLETGDLQLDPERFDIVELVKDVLEAEEMQASTKHISLRLKETKPLFVNADKFRIRQVFTNLIVNSIKYGKENGETNVRFYEHENQITTEISDNGIGIPDKHLPRLFERFYRVDKSRSREQGGTGLGLAIVKHILEAHGQTISVDSTEGIGSLFSFTLKKEK from the coding sequence ATGAAAAACAGAAGTCTAAAAAAAATTTCTTTACTTACTTCGCTTTGTGTTGCTTTCATTACGGGACTTTTGCTATTTATTTTTTACTTTATTTTTCCACAACAAGAATCGAATTATACGATTTATTTTGTGGTATTTATTTCTTTTTTTGCATCCTTTTTCCTTTCTCTTTTCTTTTTCAGAAAACACATTCATCAAAATGTAAGTGGTATTTACCAAACGATTCAGAGTGTTCGAAAAAAAGATTTTCCGAAGGATGACATATATTGTCCGCAAGAATTATTAGAAAATTTACACGCCGAAGTATTGGATTGGGTAAACGAACGAAAAGTAGAAATGGAACAATTGCACAAATTGGAATTGTACCGAAAAGAGTTTTTAGGAAATGTTTCGCACGAGCTGAAAACGCCTATTTTCAACATACAGGGCTATGTTTCTACGTTGCTTGACGGAGCGATGAACGAGCCAGAAACTAATCGTTCTTTTCTTTCAAAAACAGAAAGAAGCGTGGAACGGATGATTCGTATTGTGGAAGATTTGGAAGCCATTTCTCAACTTGAAACAGGCGATTTACAGCTCGACCCGGAACGTTTCGACATTGTGGAATTAGTAAAAGATGTATTGGAAGCAGAAGAAATGCAAGCGAGCACCAAACATATTTCGTTGCGATTAAAAGAAACAAAACCTTTGTTTGTGAACGCCGATAAATTCCGAATTCGTCAAGTGTTTACCAATCTCATCGTCAATTCCATCAAATATGGAAAAGAAAATGGTGAAACAAATGTTCGTTTTTATGAACACGAAAATCAGATAACAACCGAAATTTCAGACAACGGAATTGGTATTCCTGATAAACATTTGCCACGTTTATTTGAGCGTTTTTACCGTGTAGATAAAAGTCGTTCACGCGAGCAAGGCGGCACCGGACTTGGTCTTGCGATTGTGAAACATATTTTAGAAGCGCATGGACAAACCATTTCTGTGGACAGCACGGAAGGTATCGGATCGCTTTTTTCTTTCACTTTGAAGAAGGAAAAATAA
- the murB gene encoding UDP-N-acetylmuramate dehydrogenase, whose product MKENYSLKNFNTFGINAFANYFSEINSVEETLEILDNPIAKKNPLLIIGGGSNLLFTKNFSGLVLKNNIKGIELIKEDTDYYYVKSGAGLVWHQFVMYCIEKNYAGIENLSLIPGNVGAGPMQNIGAYGAELKDVFYELEALHIHEKKIHTFSNKDCRFGYRESVFKRELKNQYLITSVTFRLNKKPKFNIEYGAIKKELETMNVSELTIGVISKAVCTIRSSKLPDPNKIGNAGSFFKNPVVNVEKFNALKNNFSEIVGYKNSEQEIKLAAGWLIEQCGWKGKTYGDAGIHKDQALVLVNYGNATGKEIFDLSEKILQSVKEKFGVQLEREVNII is encoded by the coding sequence ATGAAAGAAAATTATTCGCTTAAAAATTTTAATACGTTTGGCATAAATGCTTTCGCGAATTATTTTTCAGAAATAAATTCTGTTGAAGAAACACTCGAAATCCTTGATAATCCAATCGCAAAAAAAAATCCGCTTTTGATAATCGGTGGCGGAAGCAATTTGCTTTTCACTAAAAATTTCTCTGGGCTTGTTCTGAAAAATAATATCAAAGGCATTGAATTGATAAAAGAAGATACGGATTACTATTACGTAAAATCAGGCGCAGGCCTTGTTTGGCATCAGTTTGTGATGTACTGTATTGAAAAAAATTACGCAGGTATAGAAAATTTATCTTTGATTCCTGGAAATGTGGGAGCAGGTCCGATGCAAAATATCGGTGCTTACGGCGCAGAATTAAAAGATGTTTTTTATGAATTAGAAGCCTTGCACATTCACGAAAAAAAAATTCATACATTCTCAAATAAAGATTGTCGTTTTGGATACAGAGAAAGTGTTTTTAAACGCGAATTAAAAAATCAATACTTGATTACGTCCGTTACTTTTCGTTTAAATAAAAAACCAAAATTTAATATCGAATACGGAGCTATCAAAAAGGAATTGGAAACAATGAATGTTTCAGAACTGACAATTGGTGTGATAAGTAAAGCGGTTTGTACTATTCGCAGCAGCAAATTGCCCGATCCAAATAAGATTGGTAATGCCGGAAGTTTTTTTAAAAATCCAGTGGTGAATGTTGAGAAATTCAATGCGCTGAAAAATAATTTTTCAGAAATAGTTGGGTATAAAAATTCGGAACAGGAAATAAAATTAGCTGCCGGTTGGCTGATTGAACAATGTGGTTGGAAAGGCAAAACGTATGGAGATGCGGGCATTCACAAAGATCAAGCATTGGTGTTGGTAAATTATGGAAATGCAACTGGAAAGGAAATTTTCGACTTGTCAGAAAAAATTTTACAATCGGTAAAAGAAAAATTTGGGGTACAATTAGAACGAGAAGTGAATATCA
- a CDS encoding glycogen/starch synthase produces the protein MKKKTRILFVSQEITPYLDESPMGLIGRHLPQGIQERGKEIRTFMPRYGCVNERRNQLHEVIRLSGMNLIISENDHPLIIKVASIQAARMQVYFIDNHDYFERKFTHSDKKGKFFEDNDERSIFYCRGVIETVKKLGWAPDVVHCQGWMTSLMPLYLKKAFSDNPLFANTKIIYSIYDDEFTDSLHKDFSKKLTLEGIGKKELDLYKDPNFVNITKSAINHSDGVIKGSEKLNPEIEKHLKKSGKPILNYQSMEEYIDAYSDFYDAVLEEEAVLAD, from the coding sequence ATGAAAAAGAAGACAAGGATTTTATTTGTTTCGCAAGAAATTACGCCTTATTTGGATGAAAGTCCGATGGGACTTATCGGTCGCCATCTTCCACAAGGAATTCAGGAAAGAGGAAAAGAGATTCGCACATTTATGCCCCGTTACGGTTGCGTAAATGAACGCAGAAACCAATTGCATGAGGTGATTCGCCTTTCGGGAATGAATCTCATCATCAGTGAAAATGATCATCCATTAATCATCAAAGTTGCTTCTATTCAGGCGGCAAGGATGCAAGTTTATTTTATAGATAACCACGATTATTTCGAACGAAAGTTTACGCATTCCGACAAAAAAGGAAAGTTTTTTGAGGACAATGATGAGCGTTCCATTTTTTATTGTCGCGGCGTTATTGAAACTGTTAAAAAATTAGGTTGGGCGCCAGATGTGGTGCATTGCCAAGGTTGGATGACTAGTTTAATGCCTTTGTATTTGAAAAAAGCATTCAGCGATAATCCTTTGTTTGCCAACACAAAAATTATTTATTCGATTTACGATGATGAATTTACAGACAGTTTGCACAAAGATTTTTCTAAAAAATTAACCTTGGAAGGAATCGGTAAAAAAGAATTGGATTTATACAAAGATCCAAATTTTGTGAACATTACAAAATCTGCTATTAATCACTCGGATGGCGTTATAAAAGGCAGTGAAAAATTAAATCCTGAAATAGAAAAACATCTTAAAAAAAGTGGTAAACCCATACTCAATTATCAATCCATGGAAGAATACATTGATGCTTATTCGGATTTTTACGATGCAGTGTTGGAAGAAGAAGCAGTATTGGCAGATTGA
- the panC gene encoding pantoate--beta-alanine ligase: MNVFSSIKELQKHLDFFRKNTKSIGFVPTMGALHAGHISLIEKAKQENDVVVCSIFVNPTQFNEASDLKNYPRTLDADKKLLEQANCAILFIPETAEIYPEKNNFSTMDFFTFPQKASKINFGNIDTVMEGKQRPGHFSGVVNVVSRLFEIVNPQKAYFGEKDFQQLAIIKKMVRELQLPIQIISCSIMRENDGLAMSSRNVRLSADERKIASFIYETLLFAKNNFRNYSVTDLKNVLEKKFFGSDFFRLEYAEICDAETLIAIDNYENNKSVVLCIAVQLGSIRLIDNIILFP; the protein is encoded by the coding sequence ATGAATGTTTTTTCTTCCATAAAAGAGTTACAAAAGCACCTTGATTTTTTTCGAAAAAACACGAAAAGCATTGGTTTTGTGCCTACGATGGGTGCGCTGCATGCCGGACATATTTCTTTAATTGAAAAAGCGAAGCAAGAAAACGACGTGGTGGTTTGCAGTATTTTCGTAAATCCTACGCAGTTTAATGAAGCATCTGATTTAAAAAATTACCCGCGTACGCTGGATGCCGATAAAAAGCTTTTAGAGCAAGCCAATTGTGCTATTTTATTTATTCCGGAAACGGCAGAAATCTATCCTGAAAAAAATAATTTTTCGACGATGGATTTTTTTACTTTTCCGCAAAAAGCATCAAAAATTAATTTCGGAAATATAGATACAGTTATGGAAGGAAAGCAGCGACCGGGGCATTTTAGCGGCGTTGTTAATGTGGTAAGCAGATTGTTCGAAATTGTGAATCCGCAAAAAGCCTATTTCGGCGAAAAAGATTTTCAGCAATTGGCAATTATCAAAAAAATGGTGCGCGAATTACAATTGCCGATTCAAATTATTTCGTGTTCCATTATGCGCGAAAACGATGGATTGGCAATGAGTTCACGCAATGTACGCCTTTCGGCGGATGAGCGAAAAATAGCGTCGTTTATTTATGAAACGTTGTTGTTCGCAAAAAATAATTTTCGAAACTATTCCGTAACTGATTTAAAAAACGTGCTCGAAAAAAAATTTTTCGGAAGTGACTTTTTTCGATTGGAATACGCCGAAATTTGTGATGCCGAAACGCTTATTGCCATTGATAATTATGAAAATAACAAAAGCGTTGTGTTGTGCATCGCGGTACAATTGGGCAGCATCCGACTTATAGATAATATTATTTTATTTCCTTAG
- a CDS encoding response regulator transcription factor has translation MSANSDYKILLVDDEPDILEFVGYNLKKEGYSVYTAGNGKDALTIAKKEFPHLIILDVMMPNMDGIETCIEIRKNDALKNTVVAFLTARNEDYSQIAGFDVGADDYITKPIKPRVLMSRVKALLRRNSETEPNNHLIELNGIIIDREKYLVVKEGEEIFFPKKEFELLALLASKPGKVFTRENILSKVWGNDVVVGDRTIDVHIRKLREKLGENYIRTVKGIGYKFEF, from the coding sequence ATGTCAGCAAACAGTGATTACAAAATTTTGTTGGTAGATGACGAGCCAGATATTTTGGAATTTGTCGGCTACAATCTTAAAAAAGAAGGCTATTCCGTTTATACCGCAGGCAACGGAAAAGATGCTTTGACAATTGCGAAAAAAGAATTTCCGCACTTAATTATTTTAGACGTGATGATGCCCAATATGGATGGCATCGAAACCTGTATTGAAATACGAAAAAATGATGCGCTGAAAAATACTGTCGTTGCTTTTTTAACCGCTCGAAACGAAGACTATTCTCAGATTGCAGGTTTTGATGTAGGCGCAGATGATTACATCACAAAACCAATTAAACCAAGAGTTTTAATGAGTCGCGTGAAAGCACTTTTACGCAGAAATTCAGAAACAGAACCGAATAATCACCTCATCGAATTAAACGGAATTATTATTGATCGCGAAAAATATTTGGTGGTAAAAGAAGGCGAAGAAATCTTTTTTCCGAAAAAAGAATTTGAATTATTAGCCTTGCTTGCTTCCAAACCAGGAAAAGTTTTTACGCGCGAAAATATTCTTTCTAAAGTGTGGGGAAACGATGTAGTGGTGGGCGATCGGACGATTGATGTACACATCCGAAAATTGCGCGAAAAATTGGGCGAAAATTACATTCGTACCGTAAAAGGAATCGGATATAAATTTGAATTTTAA
- a CDS encoding adenylyltransferase/cytidyltransferase family protein → METTPQSVLDIVQKKIFPIDVLQRTLAIWRMKSKKIIFTNGCFDILHLGHIDYLAKAADLGDELIVAINSDSSVKMLEKGNSRPIQDEHSRAMIIASLHFVSAVILFDEATPQHLIQQILPDVLVKGADYDANETDPKNKKYIIGSDIIRKNKGIVKTISFLEGFSTSAIEKKIKSF, encoded by the coding sequence ATGGAAACAACGCCACAATCGGTACTTGACATCGTTCAGAAAAAAATTTTTCCCATTGATGTTTTGCAACGCACGCTCGCTATATGGCGGATGAAAAGCAAAAAAATAATTTTCACGAACGGTTGTTTCGATATTTTACATCTCGGGCACATTGATTATCTCGCGAAAGCTGCCGATTTGGGCGACGAATTAATTGTTGCCATAAATTCCGACAGCTCCGTAAAAATGCTCGAAAAGGGCAATAGCAGACCGATACAAGACGAACATTCGCGCGCCATGATAATCGCTTCCCTACATTTTGTAAGTGCTGTTATTCTGTTTGACGAAGCCACTCCGCAACATCTCATCCAACAAATTTTGCCAGATGTATTGGTAAAAGGCGCGGATTACGATGCCAACGAAACCGATCCGAAAAATAAAAAATACATTATTGGTTCCGATATTATTCGCAAAAATAAAGGCATTGTAAAAACAATTTCTTTTCTGGAAGGTTTTTCTACTTCCGCTATCGAGAAAAAAATAAAAAGTTTTTAA
- the kdsB gene encoding 3-deoxy-manno-octulosonate cytidylyltransferase yields MEFIGIIPARFASTRFPAKPLAIINGKPMIQLVFEQAKKAKSLSKVIVATDDKRIENCVKNFGGEVVMTSEKNRSGTDRCAEVSDKLDLSENAVIINIQGDEPFIHLEQIDLVASCFKNENTQIATLVKRIKTIEELQNQNTPKVILNKLNEAVYFSRAAIPFYRGKPQEDWLKNYFYYKHIGIYAYKATILKELSQLEESSLEIAESLEQLRWIENGYKIKAAVTELESIAIDTPEDIQKIIF; encoded by the coding sequence ATGGAATTTATCGGAATCATTCCTGCACGTTTTGCCTCTACACGTTTTCCTGCAAAACCTTTGGCGATTATTAACGGAAAACCGATGATTCAATTGGTTTTTGAACAAGCCAAAAAAGCGAAATCGCTTTCGAAAGTTATTGTTGCAACGGATGATAAACGCATCGAAAATTGTGTGAAAAATTTTGGCGGAGAAGTGGTAATGACGAGCGAAAAAAATCGTAGCGGAACAGATCGTTGTGCGGAAGTTTCAGATAAATTAGATCTCTCGGAAAATGCTGTTATCATTAATATTCAGGGCGACGAACCATTTATTCATCTCGAACAAATTGATTTGGTAGCGAGTTGCTTTAAAAATGAAAATACGCAAATTGCAACGCTCGTAAAACGCATCAAAACTATTGAAGAATTACAAAATCAAAATACACCAAAAGTGATTTTAAATAAACTCAACGAAGCTGTTTATTTTAGTCGCGCTGCTATTCCGTTTTATCGCGGAAAGCCTCAAGAAGATTGGCTGAAAAATTATTTTTACTACAAGCACATCGGCATTTATGCCTACAAAGCAACTATTTTGAAGGAGCTTTCTCAACTCGAAGAATCGTCTTTGGAAATAGCCGAATCGTTGGAACAATTGCGTTGGATAGAAAATGGATATAAAATTAAAGCAGCTGTTACAGAGCTTGAATCCATTGCGATTGACACACCAGAAGACATTCAAAAAATTATTTTTTGA